The Falco cherrug isolate bFalChe1 chromosome 18, bFalChe1.pri, whole genome shotgun sequence sequence CCCCCACGTGTGTCCAGGCTCCCCAGGTGAGGGGAACTGGAGCCGggaccgcccccccccccccccgcgtgTCCAGGCTCCCTGGTGgagggcagggaccccccccacGCGTGTGCAGGCTCCCAGGGCCGGGGAAACCGAGGCCGGGACCTCCCCCCCACGCGTGTGCAGGCTCCCCGGGTGAGGGGAACCGGAGCCgggacccccccctccccgcgtGTGCAGGCTCCCCGGCGGGGGGAACCGGGATCCCCCCACGCGTGTCTCGGCCCCCGGGTGGGGGCAGGGCCCCCCGCGTGCCGGctccccggcggggcggggctgcaGCCGGGCGGGAGGAGCCGGGTCGGGCGCAGGCGCCGCGCCGGGAAGAGCCGCTCGCCCGGGCCTGGCGGtgagggcggcgggggggggcgggggtcccggcggggggggctggCGTGCccggggatggggagggggcggttacggggtgctgggggtgcccGGCGGTGGGGGGAGAGCAGGGCGCGTGAGCAGcacgtgggggggggggcggggggtgcacGGGGAGGGGGTGGCGGGGCGCAGAGCGGCGGGAGGTGCTGTGCGGGGGGGCCCGGGGCGGcacggggtgctgggggggcgggggggggataACAGGGGGCGTGGGCAgcgcagggggctgggggtgcgcaggggagggggaggggtgCACAGAGCCacggggggtgctgggggtgtgcaggggagggggaggggtgCACGGAGCCgcggggggtgctgggggtgtgcaggggagggggaggggtgCACGGAGCCacggggggtgcggggggtgcgcaggggagggggaggggtgCACAGAGCCacggggggtgctgggggtgtgcAGGGGAGGGGTGCACGGAGCCacggggggtgcggggggtgtgcaggggagggggaggggtgCACAGAGCCGCGGGGGGTgcgcaggggagggggaggggtgcccaggctgcccaggggccTTGGATGCACCGGGCAGGGGggtcagggctgcagctgggtgcacccagcagcacagaggacggggggggggggggggggggggggcgaggccCCCCCAGGGCcggggagctggcagctgcctctccATGTGGCCCTGTCCCTCCGCAGGCTCCTGCCCGCTGCCACCCTGGCGCTGCGCTCCATGGACGGCGTCTTCCTCTCGCCCAACGAGGATGAGTTCGTGGGCAGGATCACGGAGGAGCTGGAGCACTTCAtgctgcaggggcagcaccACAGGTGGGTgtctccctcccccccctcccccatcccaggcGGCCAACAGAGGGGTCTTGGCACGGGGTGACCCGCTCCCCGCTGCCACGCGCGGTCCCTGGGCGATGGGACGTGCTGCTCCGGGAGCAGGGACACATTGTGACTTCTGCCTCGTGTTTCTGGGGTGGAAAGGCAGAGGTCCAGCTCGGAGCATCCCTGTGGACCGTGGATCCGTCGTGCTCCCTCCTCTATCCGTGCTGCTTCGGGCCGAGACGGTTTGGGGGCTGGTGGCTTTTGCGCCGGCCGCAGCCTGGCCCAGCTCACTGGTCGGCTTGATGAGTTATAATGAATATTTCGTAATCAAATTGGTTCGTTTCCCCTCTCTGCTGAGGGTTTCCTGCGCTCGGATCCTCCTCCACGGCCGCGAGCTCCCTCGCCTTGGATCCCTGCACCTTTTTTCTTTGGCCAGGCTGGATTTAACTGGACCGGGTCCCTGATCCAGTGACCCTTGGAGCCCTTGAGGTGGCCAAAAAGGGGCTGTCGGACAGGAGCAGGGGTGGGATTGCCTagttcagctgcctgccagcttgTAGTGACCTTaaattcattgctttttaaaaaatgtttggcAGAGAAGGCACCCATGCAATTAAAAAACGCTCAGGGTCGACACTGAAATTGCAGAAACATCCCTAAATACAACGAAATCAAACATCTTTATTCACCTGTTCCTATTCTTTTAGTTGCTGGTTTCTGGAGTGTGCTCAGACTGGGAGGAAGGGGACCGGTGGCTGCCTTCTGCTGGTGCTTCCCAGCCACTCCCAGTACGGAGAGAGGCAGGAATGGGAGGCCCAGCCGCCCCGTGGCTCCCGGTGCTCTGTGTGCAGAGCGAGTGCGTCTGTCTGGGCATTTAGGATGGCGAAGGGATTCTGGCTCTTGAATACCAGGCAGTCCAGCTTGGCTTTTGGGCTGGGATTTAAACCCTACGCTGGGAATGACTGGGGGAAGAGAGACTAATAAATTCTTGCTCCGTTcctgtccttttccttcctgcaacTTGCTGACgccctctccccctctccctctccagAGTGCTGCTGTTCCCCCCCCTCTCCAGTCGCCTCAGGTACCTGATCCACCGGACCGTGGACAACGTGGATTTGTTGAGCAGCTTTTCTgtgggagagggatggaggaggaggactgTCATCTGTCACTCGGCCGTAAGGTACGGTGCCGTGGCTGTAACGGTGTTTCTCTTCCTGCGCTTGAAGGTTTTTTATTCCAGCTTATTACAAGTGCAAAGCTTGTGTGACACTTCTCCGCAGGGAGGAGGGTGTCCGTTATCGATAGCATCTTCCAGTCATTAAGGAAgcagaggcttttttttaatttttatttcttacctACTGGTTTCTATGTGGATTTgatgcttttcctcctctttctcttttgcaaaTACCAAGTTCCTTGCGTTCCTCCCCGCTCACATCTTGCCGTTCTCTCtgtcccaggctgcccagcgaGACGAGTGACCAAAAACCCAGCGGCAACCCACCGCGCCCGCACCGACCTGCGCAGccgtggggccgggggggccgaGGCGGCAGGCTGCGACACGGCGGGGAGATGCACGGAGACAACTCTCGAGCCTGCGTGGGGTCCGGCAGGATAAAAAGGCCGCCCAGGAAGAAGCCGGATAAAGCCCTGTACGTCCCGAAAGCGATGCGCAAGAAGGCGGAatggggggagcaggaggggccGGTGGCAGCCGGCACAGAGTCACCGGGGGATGTGGCACCAGAAGAAGAGATTTGCCCTAAAGCTTTGGTCAGGGGcacccaggaggagctgggcgAGTCTGAAGGCAGCCCAGGTGGTGTCTCCGTGGCCCTTGGCAAGCGACAGGAGCCTGGCGAAGAGTGTGTTTCGGGAAAAAGTAACGATGACACCAACAACGAACGTCCTCCGTGTTGTACGGCTGTTCCGTCGCTGGAGAACAGCAACGTTTTCTCTGGGCAGGAAAGTCAGGATAAAGACTGTTCGGATTCCCTGTCTTCCGTCCACAATGAAAACCCAGCTGAAGCAGAAGAGCAAGGTCTGAGCTGTGACAACGCTGTTGGACCAGAAGGGAGCAAAATCCTGTGCCAAGCGCAAGCTGAAGCCCCAAAGAGCCGGGATGCCGGTGTGTTGGAGTGCGACGAGAGCTCCTCCCTGTCGGAAAGCCCGAGCAGAAACTGCTGCACGGACCCAGCGTGGCTGGTGCTGGAAAACCGAGAtaagagctgtgctgctgcccggAGCCCGGAGAGCGGTGGAAACATGTCACCCCCTGAAGAACAGGGCAAGGACTTTGGGGCTGCCAGCGcggtggagggaggggagagtCTTTCCCGACTGGAAAGCCAAGATCAGGAGCATCCCGGTGTGGCGCAGGTGGAGCAGCCCCAATGCCAGAACCCCTCAGAAGCCTCGAACGAGCCTCTGGTTGCACCTGAGCCGGTGTGTGGTGCTGAGCCACCAGCTCCTGAGGAGCAGGATGAGCGCcgggtggctgctgctgtgcagaacCACAGCGGGAAGGCACCGGTGGCGGATGAGGAGGACAAGGAGCGTTCAGGCTTGGCTGATGCGCTGTGGCATGAGCTGCATTTGTCTGCAGGTGGTAGAGAGGAGAGCGCAGCCGTCGGCGGGCAGGGCAGCCTCGAGGACGACTGTACCGCAGAGCTCTTTGCAGAGGTAGTGTTTTGCTACGGGTATTGCCACGGGGAGGGATTCTGGGGAGAAGAGGTGGCTCGGGAGTCAGCCTAGGGGAAGGCATTCATCCCTGGGAGGAGAATCCCTGTGCCGGGGCTGCTCCAGGCGGCTGCCGAACCTGTTGGCAGGAGCGTGGCCGCAGACGTGGCTTGCAGGGACCAAAGCAGGACCCGGAGGATCGCTCTTCAAAGCGAAACcttgtcttgatttttttttgtttggttggtttttttgttttttttgtttttaatattctcaGATTGTGGGTAATTTAACCGTGAAGGACATAAGCATCGAGAAGATCAGCTTTGATTATTCCAGCTACGGAGATGCGCAGCTCAGCGAGGGGGATTTTGGCCACGTGACAGAAATCTACGACTTCTCTCCGTCACTGAAAACGGAGCACCTGCTGGAGGTGTTCTCGGACTTCCAGTGAGTACCTGAGAGCCTGAGCACATCGGGGGCACAAAGGCAGCACTAACCAGCCTTGAACACACAAGAGAACCTgatacattttgcattttagtttCGCCTTCGTGCCTTTCTGTCTTACGCTCTTTCTGTGCCTTTAAGGCTGCTTTCCTGCAGTTTATGCATGATTTAAACCTCGACTGGTTCTTCAGGGCTTTGTGGTACGCACAGTTATCTACACGCAGGCTTattcctgctgctctggccTCAGCAAGAGTCTTTGGGAGCTATCTGGGAGCTTCTCCGTTAGTGCGTTCTGGGGCCTGAGCGAAATCACGTGCTTACATGAAGCTTTGCAAGGAAAAGGGCTCGATTCTGCTGCTGGAGATAAGATTTATTATGTAAATATGTGGAGCGGAGCCTTGTGCCTAAGGGAGCGATGCTGGATCAGTAGCAGGACCAGAGCAGAGTTCAGCCCCGCGTTGGTTAAAGGGTGCTCAGTCCAGTGCTGAATTAAACTGGCTTCTCCCAGAGGGCACAGAAATGGTGTCTGCAGGCGCCTCTCCCTCTTCCTcgccatcctcctcctctcctgatACACCTAGACGTGAACACTTTGCTCTGCGGATCCCTGAAATTAAACCCCATGATTTACGTTTTAAATAAGCTACTGACTATTGCGCGCCTTTCctctaatgtattttttttttttttccccactcgCTGTGAAACTGAGCTGAGAATTGATGGATCTAATCTGAGCAGTCAGTTGTATTGCCTGCGCTGCAGGAAAAGCTTTGAACTCCCTGCTCCCCAACTCACATTTTCCACTGACGCTTTTATTAGTTTTTCACCTTGGTCTCTTCACCCCGAGCTTTGTAAaccacttatttttaaatcGCTTGCTTTTTATTGTAGATGTCTGAGCAGGCGGGTGGCGTTTGTAAAGCACTACGTCAGTGGCAAAGGGTATTTTGGCGTTAGGACACAGCCTTTGAAATTGAGCTTGATTTTTGGCTGGGGGTTTCTTTGAGTTCTTGGGGCTGCTGATGGGGTAATCGTGTCTTGTGGCCTCGAAAGGGGCACGTCCTGATGTTCTTCTgtgccttcctttctttcccctcatGCAAAATGAGGATAATCTTGGAAAAGCACCGGCTGTCTACATAAAAATCTTAAGGACTTTTGCTAACTCAGGGTGGCTGACGGGTTTTACTGcgtggtttgtttgtttttttctttcttagtaatgatttttttttttttttcttcttcatttttagtGAGAGTGGTTTCAAAATCCAGTGGGTCGACGATACGCACGCCCTGGGAATCTTCTCGAGCCTGTCTGCAGGTAGCGTGACCAGGGTCGTGGCTGAGCGAGGGAGCACATCGCTGCTGGGCTTTCTCCGCTCTGGCGCGGGGACGCCGCGGTTTGCAATGCCGAGCCGTGCGCTCCTGCTGAGCCCTTGCCCAAGGAGTCACGGTTCAGCACGTCTTTCCTCCTGGGCGCTTCAAATTTGGAAAGCTTGAGAAGCTGAAATGACCGCGGTGGCGTGTGGGAACTCCGCTTTGCAAGACCAACAGGTTTTGAGTTGGCTCAGATAATTACCAGGGCACCTTTTGTTGAGGGAGCATTTCTAGAAGTTAATCTGTTTTGCCACTtcagtgtggttttttgggtgttttttcttttttttttttctcctgtaactAGACAAAATTCCTGCAAGCCTACAGTCACCTCCTGGGGCCGCAGGTCAGACACAAGCCACTGGACAAACTGACCCTTCTCAGGGACAAACACCCCAAGAAGTTTCCCTCCAGCAGCGTACGGAGTGCAAAAGTGTTATGTTTGTTTCTGGGGATTCAGTCTAATAACGAGAGagttgtcttttaaaaattgtgtttgtattttctggGGATGCTTCCTGCCCAAGGCACGTCTGGCGTAAACCTGAGGTGACCAGAATGAATTTAGTTTTAGTAAAAGTCCTGAGATAACATATCGGCTGCTGAAGCTTGAATTATTCAGTCTTATTATACCATGTAATCATTTTTACGATTAAAGCCGCTGCTATTCGGTCTGAATTTCAGcaatctttgtgtttttttgaagCATCTCAAGCCTTGGGGCGGCGTTATCCTTCTTTAAAGATCCGACCTTTGATCCACGCAACAAAGCAGTCGAAAATCAAGGCACTTCAGCGACCAAGTAAGGCGATCTTTTTTCTACTATTAGTAGTTGTAGTTGTTGGTTTACCACTCTTCTGTATCCTGGGCGGTCACAATGACGAGTTAAATGGGAAATAGATATTAAGGaccagtatttccttttttttttttcttttttgttagtttttttttatagctttatTGGCAAGGCAGGACAGTGAGCTGTGGAGTCTTtaggtgtgggggttttttttggttttttttacagtatttccagCCAACCTGTATCATAGTTATGTTAAAACTTTGCTGAGTCAGTCACACTGGTTTCTGCCTGCGGTTGGCACAGGTGAATGTGATGACAAAACCCCTCCGTGCAGAACAAGACTGCGTTATATTCTACTTACAGGAAAGGTAACTACAGCTGTTAACCTGTGCGGAAATTTGCAGTCGCTCTTGCTCTGCCGGCACGCACGGACTGaatcaaaacagcagcaaatcctgttgttttttgttttgttttctctggctgtggctgcaggaagCGAAGCGTGGCAAATGCCACAATCCTGCCCCGTAAGCTGCTCTGGCTTATTAAATTTTGCCCGGTTAAAGGCAATAGATGAGACAAACCCGACAGCTGTTACATTTGGTGGTTGGCGTAATTTTATTCAGTATtaggtgaaggaaaaaaaaattaagcttagccattaacagttttatttattgtattgccttttaaaatcatACTGTAATCAGTTATACTTGCCACAATAAAGAAATGCCATGAATTGTGTAGCAGTAGAGACTTTGCTGAAGGTACAACCGTACTGGTATTTCCACAGCACGCTGCGGCTGGAACAAATTTCAGTATTAACGCTTTAAAGGGACACTGTCACGGAAGTTCCTGAGTTTTTAAGACTGCTGGATTGAAATGAAACGTCAGAGAAGTGGATTTCTTTTTGCACTCTCCCCGATTCCTGTTGCCGTAGCCGATCGGCACGCTTCTGAATCAGGTTATCAGCTCCTTCTGGGGAACATTATATATAAACTCCGCTTGTATTTGGTTCAagttgcaatattttttttttttcccaaacacaAATTTCGATCTTAATTAGGTGACagtgtctcttctttttttttttttttttttttttgtagcttcATCAAGAAAGAGtggcagttttgttttctaagcTGCGGATAGTTTGAGTCTGCCCCTTTTTCTTTAAGCTGCTGATGGGCTGCCtttattaataacatttttgaaaaagcaagcaaagccCCCATTGCTAACTGGATAATAAAATTGCAAACAGTTGCTGATAAATGATTAGGTACTTGCCAAATCCAGACCGCTGTGGATTTGGTAAAGTTTGGGTGTATTCGGTTCTTGTAAGATGAAACTGTAGCAAGCCAGGTGTCCACCAGAAAACGGAGGTTACTGGCCAAAGACTTTCCCAAAGCATCTGATGTATTTagctgatttttcaaaaatgcagcgtttttttattccttgctGTTTTTGAAGGGTGTAAGACTGCTGGTTGGGATTAATCTAAATTGAGATCAAACTTCCCTGTGCACGGATAGATCGGTTGGACCGCATGCCTTCATTTTGTTCTCAGGGATGTGACTTGCTGAGTTATGCCAGGAAGGGTGAGGAAGCTGTTCCTGGAAGCGAACGGGGAACAGTTCTCTCTGCCGCTGCAGAGGAGGGCTGGAGCTTAATCATAGACAAATAGCTCATGAACTGTCGTGGAAAAATCAGAAGTACAAATCTAGAGGCACGTTTTTcgaaaagaaaaggcaatttaCTGGATAGGGATAGAATGGTTTGCTCAGGCTCCTGGGCTAATTCTGAAACTAAGGAAATAGAAATCAGCCTTTCCGTCGGCCAGTCCTACGGCTTAGCCAAGAGACTGTTCCGGAACAAGCACTAACTTAATGATTTTCACCCATTTTTACCTAGAGCTCCTTCACCTCGCAAAAGAGAGACCCCAGACTGACACTGCCGTGGCGAAGAGGCTGGTGACCCGGGCTCTGGGTTtgaagaacaagcagcaggacGTCTCGGGCACCGAAATGCTCCTGCCAGAAGGCTTGGACCAGGAGGAATAAACAGTTTcggctaaaaaaaaaagatgtatagATGAGCATGGCTGTGACATATTAAACTGCATGCAGAAAAGTGAGTCGCCACAGGGATGTTCTCTTACGGATTAgcagaatcttttttttctgaagttgggaagggggagaagtTTACTATTACTGAGATCCTGAGCTCAAGAGCCAAGCCCTGTGAGGACTGTTAGCTTTTCATTGTGGAGAGCATCTCGCCCTACTGTGTTTCAAAGTGTCTGTTACTCACTGGGGCACTCACACGAGAGTAAGGCTGCTTATAGAAAAGCCTGCTCTACAGTttaagaaacaacaacaaaagcactAGAGTAAGGGAATTGTATCTTGttggccaaaattcagctgtaagCAAGAGCAGAGCATCTGCAGGAgtcaaaaaaatctgttcaatGTTTACTTGGTTGTAATGTTATTGTTAAAATACCCCACAAAACTGACAAGCATTGAATGCAAGTGAGTTTCAGGGTTTTTCCTTATTTACACAGTGTTTAAAGAGCCTGACTTGCTTTGTTAATTGCTTTGTTAGCAGGGAAAGTTGTCACACCCCgattagggaaagaaaaaccagaaCTTGCCAGTTGTGATTTGCCCAGAGCCTGGTGTGAAGAGATGCTGCAAGACACGGTGTCGTGGCAGCAGCCAGTGAGCACCCAGCACATCTCAGACTCTGCTTTTGCTACACAGCCTGGCACCTTGAGAACAAAATGGAGTTTTCCAACTTACAGTAGGCTAAAAACCTTTGGTAGATGCCACCATCTGGGCCACTGGGTAAGTGACAGAAATACTCTGCTCAGGCATTAGCAATAGACTTCTGCATTCTTTAAGCCTCACAACATCCCTGTGAGGTAGGTTATGGATAGCACAACTTGGATGCAGCCACTTTCCATCCCCCTGTGGATTGAAACTGTCAGCTAAAAGCGTTCTGTTAACTTAAGCTGCAGGTAGAAGTCTTCTGTACAAccacagagggaggaaaagctTCAGTACCAGGAATTGTGAACAAGGCCCTAAACTTTTCATGGAATAGAAATACACAAATGgcatataaaacatttttctgggtAAAACACTTTTATTCAAGTAGCTGTGTCTGAAAAATCTGTAGCAACGTGTGTCCTCAAACAAACAGAGGAACACACTTAGCACCATTATGAAGCTACCAAGTGTCAAAATCCTTTTCAAGACAACTTACACAGGTGGGTCTGTGACAGCACCGGTCCAGATCCCTGATGATGAAAGCCATGGAGTTACCTCTGTCGGGTACAGTGAGGATACAATGCCTTAACTAAATTCATCCCTTAAAGACAAGACAGAGTGAATATCCAGCTTAGAAGGTTAATATTCTGATGTATGTAGAACCTCTTGGGTCAATAGCTTACTGCCTAATGGAAATTCACAGCCCAGGGGACGACTCCTCAGGAGATC is a genomic window containing:
- the R3HCC1 gene encoding R3H and coiled-coil domain-containing protein 1 isoform X2; translated protein: MDGVFLSPNEDEFVGRITEELEHFMLQGQHHRVLLFPPLSSRLRYLIHRTVDNVDLLSSFSVGEGWRRRTVICHSAVRLPSETSDQKPSGNPPRPHRPAQPWGRGGRGGRLRHGGEMHGDNSRACVGSGRIKRPPRKKPDKALYVPKAMRKKAEWGEQEGPVAAGTESPGDVAPEEEICPKALVRGTQEELGESEGSPGGVSVALGKRQEPGEECVSGKSNDDTNNERPPCCTAVPSLENSNVFSGQESQDKDCSDSLSSVHNENPAEAEEQGLSCDNAVGPEGSKILCQAQAEAPKSRDAGVLECDESSSLSESPSRNCCTDPAWLVLENRDKSCAAARSPESGGNMSPPEEQGKDFGAASAVEGGESLSRLESQDQEHPGVAQVEQPQCQNPSEASNEPLVAPEPVCGAEPPAPEEQDERRVAAAVQNHSGKAPVADEEDKERSGLADALWHELHLSAGGREESAAVGGQGSLEDDCTAELFAEIVGNLTVKDISIEKISFDYSSYGDAQLSEGDFGHVTEIYDFSPSLKTEHLLEVFSDFHESGFKIQWVDDTHALGIFSSLSAASQALGRRYPSLKIRPLIHATKQSKIKALQRPTRCGWNKFQY
- the R3HCC1 gene encoding R3H and coiled-coil domain-containing protein 1 isoform X1; its protein translation is MDGVFLSPNEDEFVGRITEELEHFMLQGQHHRVLLFPPLSSRLRYLIHRTVDNVDLLSSFSVGEGWRRRTVICHSAVRLPSETSDQKPSGNPPRPHRPAQPWGRGGRGGRLRHGGEMHGDNSRACVGSGRIKRPPRKKPDKALYVPKAMRKKAEWGEQEGPVAAGTESPGDVAPEEEICPKALVRGTQEELGESEGSPGGVSVALGKRQEPGEECVSGKSNDDTNNERPPCCTAVPSLENSNVFSGQESQDKDCSDSLSSVHNENPAEAEEQGLSCDNAVGPEGSKILCQAQAEAPKSRDAGVLECDESSSLSESPSRNCCTDPAWLVLENRDKSCAAARSPESGGNMSPPEEQGKDFGAASAVEGGESLSRLESQDQEHPGVAQVEQPQCQNPSEASNEPLVAPEPVCGAEPPAPEEQDERRVAAAVQNHSGKAPVADEEDKERSGLADALWHELHLSAGGREESAAVGGQGSLEDDCTAELFAEIVGNLTVKDISIEKISFDYSSYGDAQLSEGDFGHVTEIYDFSPSLKTEHLLEVFSDFHESGFKIQWVDDTHALGIFSSLSAASQALGRRYPSLKIRPLIHATKQSKIKALQRPKLLHLAKERPQTDTAVAKRLVTRALGLKNKQQDVSGTEMLLPEGLDQEE